A single region of the Plutella xylostella chromosome 28, ilPluXylo3.1, whole genome shotgun sequence genome encodes:
- the LOC119692025 gene encoding uncharacterized protein LOC119692025, producing MVLRASGLEEKKMPVTRSQKSYAVKKTSEESSAVSMVKSADATEYASASGATTGGTPGPQPPSEPTTETLSPPLLPPCPIVVAGVTTAVAPTTVVTTALEGSVYESRSSKNGTSHPPSSSRHIDSRARRRELQARLELLERQKEMAKAKALVAIVAAKAKAEEAELKAKLAEDRVAALEEEIKQARVRRRTLARAPQDVTTCQVPPEPAGNVVVSQPVVDVLPCLLLPEPAEEVAGYQVHVPPEPAEEIIASENRREPQRSQPLQIYKEAPVECATTTEQEEFKITEFEDGPACNFIVSATAEPVSVESEGPTSPPPAEVDGALTPSIDTNKDRSLENRRMSVSAIKMVHLPTEFDSPTDSGIDRHALPFLADKLNGIPAGETELLRKVVSNSKCDLAVRRLDLIDKRLTDKYWARWMEKYVRDSQQQGDVMNPAGAYHGDDRGAAHRRRCRDLDSSATRAAAGVMFATIDR from the exons ATGGTCCTTCGTGCATCCGGATTGGAAGAAAAGAAGATGCCTGTAACGAGGTCTCAGAAGTCGTACGCAGTAAAAAAGACTTCGGAAGAGTCATCTGCAGTCTCCATGGTGAAGTCTGCAGATGCAACGGAGTACGCATCGGCATCGGGTGCAACCACAGGAGGTACACCAGGTCCACAACCGCCGTCAGAGCCGACGACGGAGACGCTGTCCCCTCCATTGTTGCCACCCTGCCCTATAGTAGTCGCCGGTGTCACAACTGCCGTTGCCCCCACCACCGTTGTCACCACTGCATTAGAAGGAAGTGTCTACGAGTCTAGATCGTCGAAGAACGGAACTTCACATCCACCAAGTTCATCGCGCCACATTGATTCTCGTGCGCGGCGCAGAGAATTACAGGCCCGCTTGGAACTTCTTGAGCGACAAAAGGAGATGGCTAAAGCTAAAGCTCTGGTGGCCATAGTTGCAGCTAAAGCTAAAGCTGAGGAAGCTGAATTAAAAGCTAAATTGGCTGAAGACAGGGTCGCCGCACTAGAAGAAGAGATAAAACAAGCACGGGTTCGGAGAAGAACACTCGCACGCGCACCGCAAGACGTCACCACGTGCCAAGTCCCGCCTGAACCTGCGGGAAATGTCGTCGTCAGCCAACCTGTGGTGGATGTCTTGCCCTGCCTTCTCCTGCCTGAACCTGCGGAAGAAGTCGCAGGTTACCAAGTGCATGTCCCGCCTGAACCTGCGGAAGAAATCATCGCCAGTGAAAACCGGCGGGAGCCACAGCGGAGTCAACCGCTGCAGATTTATAAAGAGGCTCCTGTGGAATGTGCGACAACAACGGAACAGGAAGAATTCAAAATCACGGAGTTTGAAGACGGTCCTGCTTGCAACTTCATCGTGTCAGCTACTGCTGAACCAGTCAGTGTCGAGAGTGAGGGTCCAACATCGCCGCCCCCAGCTGAAG TTGACGGAGCACTCACGCCATCCATAGACACGAACAAAGATCGTAGTCTAGAGAATCGTAGGATGAGTGTGAGTGCCATAAAAATGGTTCATCTCCCTACAGAATTCGATAGTCCGACAGATAGTGGGATAGATCGGCATGCGCTGCCGTTTCTGGCGGACAAACTCAATGGTATACCGGCGGGAGAGACCGAACTGCTGCGGAAAGTAGTGTCCAACAGCAAGTGTGACTTGGCAGTTAGAAGACTGGATCTCATAGACAAGAGATTAACGGACAAGTATTGGGCACGATGGATGGAGAAGTATGTGCGAGATTCTCAGCAGCAAGGAGACGTCATGAATCCTGCGGGCGCCTACCATGGAGATGACCGAGGAGCTGCCCATCGACGAAGATGTCGCGACCTGGATAGTTCAGCTACAAGAGCTGCGGCGGGAGTAATGTTCGCGacaatcgatagatag